In one Acidimicrobium ferrooxidans DSM 10331 genomic region, the following are encoded:
- a CDS encoding NADH-quinone oxidoreductase subunit N → MNVLLASIVSQTPIVLPRISYLTIGPALVLFGGALVVLLVSALLVRARRPELYRWLALVAVAGEIVVATAGLLHVDAHGASLAVAGALASDGFGFVVAIIVGAATLVALLIGPSFVQREHGGPEYAALSLIAASGAVVMGQANDLLVVFLGLEILSISLYVLVGFRVGDGVAREAALKYFLMGGFASAVLLYGIALIYGATGSTNLVRIEGFLAADHLIHNGVLLGGIALVLVGLGFKVAAAPFHAWSPDVYQGAPTSVTGFMAALAKIGAFAALVRVFDGALASQASLWGPLVAALAVASLAVGAFFALRQRDVKRMLAYSSINHAGFILLGVYAASAVGIRAALLYVGTYGILVVGSFGALSLAQWVRGLDEGLCSLDDLRGLAREHPAIAVTLAITLVAQAGAPFTTGFLAKFAVVEAVIAAGETWIAIVAMLSAAVAAAFYLRVVLALYGRDRESSVVPAIAGAQVEDGRSAVTQRPSPSERVAVATAWGGVVLSVGATIVLGVVPTLVLSLVGRAHIL, encoded by the coding sequence ATGAACGTCCTGTTGGCGAGCATCGTGTCCCAGACGCCGATCGTGCTGCCTCGCATCAGCTACCTCACCATCGGTCCAGCGCTCGTGCTCTTTGGCGGAGCTCTCGTGGTCCTGCTGGTGTCGGCGCTCCTGGTGCGCGCACGGCGGCCCGAGCTCTATCGTTGGCTGGCGCTCGTCGCGGTCGCGGGCGAGATCGTGGTGGCCACGGCAGGCCTGCTCCACGTCGACGCACACGGCGCCTCCCTCGCGGTGGCGGGTGCGTTGGCCTCCGATGGCTTCGGGTTCGTCGTCGCCATCATCGTCGGTGCAGCGACCCTGGTCGCGCTGCTCATCGGGCCGAGTTTCGTGCAGCGCGAGCACGGCGGCCCGGAGTACGCTGCACTCAGCCTGATCGCGGCGAGCGGTGCCGTGGTGATGGGACAGGCGAACGATCTGCTCGTCGTCTTCCTCGGGCTCGAGATCCTCTCGATCTCGCTGTACGTTCTCGTCGGCTTCCGTGTGGGTGACGGGGTGGCGCGCGAGGCGGCGCTCAAGTACTTCCTCATGGGCGGCTTTGCCTCCGCGGTGCTGCTCTACGGCATCGCCTTGATCTATGGTGCGACGGGATCGACGAATCTCGTCCGCATCGAAGGGTTCTTGGCCGCCGACCACCTGATCCACAACGGCGTGCTGCTGGGGGGCATCGCACTCGTGCTCGTCGGGCTGGGCTTCAAGGTGGCCGCTGCGCCGTTCCACGCCTGGAGCCCTGACGTCTATCAAGGGGCGCCGACCTCGGTGACCGGGTTCATGGCAGCACTGGCCAAGATCGGCGCGTTCGCCGCGTTGGTGCGCGTGTTCGATGGCGCGCTGGCCTCCCAGGCCTCGCTCTGGGGCCCACTCGTGGCGGCGTTGGCAGTGGCCTCACTGGCGGTCGGCGCCTTCTTCGCCCTGCGCCAGCGCGACGTCAAGCGGATGTTGGCGTACTCGTCGATCAACCATGCCGGCTTCATCCTCCTCGGTGTCTATGCCGCGAGCGCGGTGGGGATTCGCGCGGCGCTCCTCTACGTGGGCACCTATGGCATCCTCGTCGTCGGGAGCTTCGGCGCGCTCTCGTTGGCGCAGTGGGTTCGAGGCCTCGACGAGGGGCTGTGCTCGCTCGATGATCTCCGTGGCCTTGCGCGTGAGCATCCTGCGATCGCGGTGACGCTCGCCATCACGCTCGTGGCGCAAGCCGGAGCGCCCTTCACGACCGGCTTCTTGGCGAAGTTCGCCGTCGTGGAGGCGGTGATCGCTGCCGGGGAGACCTGGATCGCGATCGTCGCCATGTTGAGTGCCGCGGTCGCTGCAGCGTTCTACCTGCGTGTCGTCCTCGCCCTCTACGGCAGGGACAGGGAGTCGAGCGTCGTACCGGCGATCGCCGGGGCGCAGGTCGAGGACGGGCGATCTGCCGTGACGCAGCGCCCGAGCCCGAGCGAGCGCGTCGCCGTGGCGACGGCCTGGGGCGGTGTGGTGCTCTCGGTGGGCGCCACCATCGTGCTTGGCGTGGTGCCGACCCTCGTCCTCAGCCTCGTCGGGAGAGCACACATCCTGTGA
- the nuoL gene encoding NADH-quinone oxidoreductase subunit L — MDLITAVIGFPLLGFLVLLAFGKRIGEPRAGWVGTIATTLSFVAALALWGVVLARPADERVAVVRLFTWFRAGPLVAHISFRVDELTVFMVLFVTGVSSLIHLYSIGYMHRDPRFHQFFVYLNLFVFSMTVLVSSNNLPLTFLGWEGVGACSYWLISFWFERPSAASAGKKAFIVNRIGDAGFILGTALIVDHLHSVSYSVILPEAHRLSSGTLEAVALLFFLAAVGKSAQLPLFVWLLDAMEGPTPVSALIHAATMVTAGVFLMARLSAFVTPAHDAATVIAWIGAITAFVAAMAATSQHDIKKIVAYSTVSQLGYMMLGIGTGAYVAALFLMVTHAFYKALIFLASGSVIHSLDGEQDVRRMGALRRFMPITAVTMILAWLSIAGVPPFSGFFSKGSVLEAAFAHQPVLWAIGVVTAVLTAYYMGRLVYVVFYNEPRYQEVLGERSPHESPRVMTVPLVVLAVAAVLGGLINLPFGSLDFLDRFLAPVFGPSLVAVHLSGVARAALLATDAVAGLLGVGLAWQLWGHRWRRPELEPMVLQRGWYVDATYDRVIARPMTELALEADEVVDPKVIDGAVMSVAWAARRIGGLGRRVQTGLVRSYLLLMVAGIVVVMGYVLAVATR, encoded by the coding sequence ATGGATCTCATCACCGCTGTCATCGGGTTTCCGCTCCTTGGCTTCCTCGTGCTCCTTGCGTTCGGCAAGCGCATCGGCGAGCCGCGCGCTGGTTGGGTCGGTACCATCGCGACCACGCTGTCGTTCGTCGCCGCGCTCGCGCTCTGGGGCGTCGTGCTGGCACGACCGGCCGACGAGCGGGTCGCGGTCGTCCGCCTGTTCACGTGGTTTCGCGCTGGCCCCTTGGTGGCGCACATCTCCTTCCGCGTCGATGAACTCACCGTGTTCATGGTGCTCTTCGTGACCGGTGTCTCGTCACTGATCCACCTCTACTCGATCGGCTACATGCATCGAGACCCCAGGTTCCACCAGTTCTTCGTCTATCTGAACCTGTTCGTCTTCTCCATGACCGTGCTGGTGAGCTCGAACAACTTGCCACTGACCTTCCTCGGGTGGGAGGGCGTCGGCGCGTGCTCCTACTGGTTGATCAGCTTCTGGTTCGAGCGCCCCTCGGCTGCGAGCGCCGGCAAGAAGGCGTTCATCGTCAATCGGATCGGCGATGCAGGCTTCATCCTCGGCACGGCGCTCATCGTGGACCATCTGCACTCGGTGAGCTACTCGGTGATCCTGCCCGAAGCCCATCGGCTCTCGAGCGGCACGCTCGAGGCGGTCGCGCTGCTGTTCTTCCTGGCAGCGGTCGGCAAGTCTGCCCAGCTGCCGCTGTTCGTGTGGCTACTGGACGCCATGGAGGGCCCGACACCGGTGTCGGCACTGATCCATGCGGCGACCATGGTGACCGCAGGTGTCTTCTTGATGGCGCGTCTGTCGGCGTTCGTGACTCCCGCCCATGACGCCGCCACGGTCATCGCGTGGATCGGCGCGATCACGGCCTTCGTCGCGGCGATGGCCGCGACCTCGCAGCACGACATCAAGAAGATCGTCGCGTACTCGACCGTCTCGCAGCTCGGCTACATGATGCTCGGCATCGGGACCGGTGCCTACGTCGCGGCGCTGTTTCTGATGGTGACGCACGCGTTCTACAAGGCGTTGATCTTCCTTGCCTCCGGTTCGGTCATCCACTCGCTCGATGGCGAGCAGGACGTGCGTCGTATGGGTGCGCTCCGTCGCTTCATGCCGATCACGGCCGTCACCATGATCCTCGCGTGGCTCTCGATCGCGGGGGTACCTCCGTTCTCCGGCTTCTTCTCGAAGGGGTCGGTCCTCGAGGCAGCCTTTGCCCACCAGCCGGTGCTGTGGGCGATCGGTGTCGTGACCGCCGTGCTCACCGCGTACTACATGGGTCGACTCGTCTACGTCGTGTTCTACAACGAGCCGCGCTACCAGGAGGTCCTCGGCGAGCGGAGCCCACACGAGTCGCCCCGAGTCATGACGGTGCCACTGGTGGTCCTGGCGGTGGCCGCAGTGCTCGGAGGGCTCATCAACCTGCCCTTCGGGAGCTTGGACTTCCTCGATCGATTCCTGGCGCCGGTCTTCGGCCCTTCGCTCGTTGCCGTGCATCTGTCGGGCGTCGCTCGGGCGGCGCTGCTTGCGACCGATGCGGTCGCCGGCCTCCTCGGCGTCGGGTTGGCGTGGCAGCTCTGGGGCCATCGGTGGCGTCGGCCCGAGCTCGAGCCGATGGTGCTCCAGCGCGGTTGGTACGTGGATGCAACCTACGACCGCGTCATCGCGCGTCCGATGACCGAGCTCGCGCTCGAGGCGGACGAGGTCGTCGATCCGAAGGTGATCGATGGCGCGGTGATGAGCGTCGCGTGGGCAGCTCGGCGAATCGGTGGCCTGGGCCGACGGGTACAGACCGGGCTCGTGCGCAGCTACCTGTTGCTGATGGTGGCCGGGATCGTCGTGGTGATGGGCTACGTGCTCGCAGTGGCGACACGTTAG
- a CDS encoding SDR family NAD(P)-dependent oxidoreductase, with protein sequence MHERWRLDGSVAVVTGAGSPTGIGFAIATTLGELGARLGLISRSPRIFTRRDELIERGIDAVASTADLTVAAEVAEAAHSITARLGPPAIVVANAGMTAVGDPERQGALWSLPEDTITHELDRNLLSAVLTVRAFAPTLLTHGARGRVVLVGSTTGHVNATVHSALYAAAKAGLVGLARSLALDLAPATINVVAPGWIATGSQTPDERAAGLASPLGRSGLPTEVADVVAFLCLPAASYVSGSVIVVDGANSVMEDRRWPQPD encoded by the coding sequence ATGCATGAGCGCTGGCGACTCGACGGATCGGTCGCGGTCGTGACCGGGGCCGGGTCTCCAACGGGCATCGGGTTTGCGATCGCCACCACGCTCGGCGAGCTCGGTGCTCGCCTCGGCCTGATCAGTCGCTCACCGAGGATCTTCACTCGACGCGACGAACTCATCGAACGAGGGATCGACGCGGTCGCATCCACCGCCGACCTCACCGTCGCGGCCGAGGTCGCAGAGGCTGCCCACTCCATCACCGCGCGCCTCGGTCCTCCCGCGATCGTCGTCGCCAACGCCGGCATGACCGCCGTCGGGGACCCGGAGCGCCAAGGCGCCCTGTGGAGCCTGCCAGAGGACACCATCACGCACGAACTCGATCGCAACCTCCTCAGCGCCGTGCTCACCGTCCGAGCCTTCGCACCGACACTGCTCACCCACGGCGCGCGCGGACGGGTGGTCCTCGTCGGCTCTACGACTGGCCACGTCAACGCCACCGTGCACAGCGCCCTGTACGCTGCCGCCAAGGCCGGCCTCGTCGGTCTCGCGCGCTCACTCGCGCTCGACCTCGCCCCAGCCACCATCAACGTCGTCGCGCCAGGCTGGATCGCCACGGGGTCACAGACGCCCGACGAACGAGCTGCCGGTCTCGCCAGCCCGCTCGGGCGATCCGGCCTTCCGACAGAGGTTGCCGACGTCGTCGCCTTCCTCTGCCTACCAGCAGCGAGCTACGTCTCGGGTTCGGTCATCGTCGTCGATGGTGCGAACAGCGTGATGGAGGACCGACGCTGGCCCCAACCCGACTGA
- the nuoH gene encoding NADH-quinone oxidoreductase subunit NuoH, with protein sequence MGADPLLVGHIGWIDVLIVVIKVVVAFAAMMVSVLLAIWVERKVISDMQNRIGPNRAGPFGLLQSLADGIKLFFKEDLIPERSDRFIFKLAPYLSLVPAFLTFTIVPIGGVVDLFGHRTELQVADPPIGILLLLAMSSISVYGVMLAGWSSGSKYPLIGSVRASAQMISYEAAMGLSIAAVVLVTGSLSTRDMVTGQLGTYLGFIPHWNLIRLGVIPFVIFIVAITAEVNRPPFDLVEAEQELVGGFHTEYSSIRFALFYLAEYLNTITMSAIMVTLFFGGPDGPDPHVLHWLWPIVWFLVKTSIFFVIYVWFRAALPRLRYDQLMDLGWKVLIPVSLLWLLVVAGMRASRVLGFVLLVLGLIAAGVLLRAIDVGRRRRGQSAPVLPDLMDASMLGPSPIPAMVEEGSTTAEEGDDDGRA encoded by the coding sequence ATGGGAGCTGACCCGCTCCTCGTCGGCCACATCGGGTGGATCGACGTCCTCATCGTCGTCATCAAGGTCGTCGTGGCCTTCGCGGCCATGATGGTGTCGGTCTTGCTCGCGATCTGGGTCGAGCGCAAGGTGATCTCCGACATGCAGAACCGGATAGGTCCGAATCGTGCGGGACCGTTCGGCCTGCTGCAGAGTCTCGCCGATGGCATCAAGCTCTTCTTCAAGGAGGATCTGATCCCCGAGCGGTCGGATCGTTTCATCTTCAAGCTTGCGCCGTACCTGTCGTTGGTGCCGGCCTTCTTGACGTTCACGATCGTGCCGATCGGTGGCGTGGTCGATCTGTTCGGTCACCGGACCGAACTCCAGGTCGCCGATCCGCCGATCGGGATCTTGCTCCTTCTCGCGATGTCGTCGATCTCGGTCTACGGCGTGATGCTCGCGGGTTGGTCGTCCGGCTCGAAGTATCCCCTGATCGGTTCGGTGCGTGCCTCGGCGCAGATGATCTCGTACGAGGCGGCGATGGGGCTCTCCATCGCCGCGGTGGTCCTCGTGACGGGCTCGCTCTCCACGCGCGACATGGTGACGGGCCAGCTCGGCACCTACCTCGGCTTCATCCCGCACTGGAATCTGATACGGCTCGGGGTGATCCCGTTCGTCATCTTCATCGTGGCGATCACTGCGGAGGTGAACCGGCCACCGTTCGACCTCGTCGAGGCCGAACAGGAGCTCGTGGGTGGATTCCACACCGAGTACTCCTCCATCCGCTTCGCGCTCTTCTACTTGGCCGAGTACTTGAACACCATCACCATGAGTGCCATCATGGTGACCCTGTTCTTCGGAGGCCCAGACGGCCCCGATCCGCACGTGTTGCACTGGCTCTGGCCGATCGTGTGGTTCCTCGTCAAAACGTCGATCTTCTTCGTGATCTACGTGTGGTTCCGTGCCGCGCTCCCGCGCCTCCGCTACGACCAGCTGATGGATCTTGGGTGGAAGGTCCTGATCCCCGTCTCACTGCTGTGGCTGCTCGTCGTGGCGGGTATGCGGGCCTCGCGGGTGCTCGGTTTCGTGCTGCTCGTGCTCGGGCTGATCGCTGCGGGAGTCTTGCTCCGCGCGATCGATGTCGGCCGACGCCGCCGTGGCCAGAGCGCGCCCGTGCTTCCCGATCTCATGGACGCATCGATGCTGGGGCCGAGCCCGATCCCGGCCATGGTCGAGGAAGGGTCGACCACAGCGGAGGAAGGGGATGACGATGGGCGTGCTTGA
- a CDS encoding complex I subunit 4 family protein, with protein MTLLDWLVAVPVIGALIVPMMALPREQAWLVRAFGIAMSIVELGIAVLLAVRFHIGAPGFQDTQDLRWMGALGVHWYLGADGISLVLVIMTAVLFVIAMAAIKGVTDVRAYVGWMLLLEAACMGSFVSLDLLLFFVFFELSLVPAYFLIADFGFLGSGRAAIKFFVYTFAGSALLLVGIIALVVIHDHQTGNLTFALPALEHTRLAASTSLLLFLAFTAAFAVKTPIFPFHTWSPDTYAKAPIPAVVIVAGVMAKLGSYGIVRFDLGLFPGTSRQLAWLMLTLAVAGILWGAIVAAGERHLGRLVGYSSLSHMGFIVLGIFAFSTEGLAGSVLQMVNHGIYTAAMFLLLGMIYDRSGTLDASRLGGLQRHAPVLAGAFTVVVMAQAGLPGLNGFVGEFLILVGTFVTHRWWAVVAVAGVVGSAAYLLWAYQRVFHRAPSEDRVVHDLQWREVALIAPLLAIIVFLGVYPRPVLSAIDPATSAIVARANRAPLPVASSTPTAVVSTLTPGVRP; from the coding sequence ATGACGCTGCTCGACTGGTTGGTCGCTGTCCCCGTGATCGGGGCGCTGATCGTACCGATGATGGCGTTGCCGCGGGAGCAGGCCTGGTTGGTCCGTGCCTTCGGGATCGCCATGTCGATCGTGGAGCTCGGCATCGCCGTCCTGCTCGCGGTGCGGTTCCACATCGGTGCTCCAGGCTTCCAAGACACCCAGGACCTGCGCTGGATGGGTGCGCTCGGCGTGCACTGGTATCTCGGCGCTGACGGCATCTCGTTGGTGCTCGTCATCATGACGGCGGTGCTCTTCGTCATCGCGATGGCGGCGATCAAGGGCGTCACCGACGTTCGGGCCTACGTCGGGTGGATGCTCCTGCTCGAGGCGGCGTGCATGGGCTCGTTCGTCTCGCTCGACCTCCTGCTCTTCTTCGTGTTCTTCGAACTGTCGTTGGTACCGGCCTACTTCCTCATCGCGGACTTCGGCTTCCTCGGGTCGGGGCGTGCGGCCATCAAGTTCTTCGTCTACACGTTCGCGGGGAGCGCGCTGCTGCTCGTCGGGATCATTGCGCTCGTCGTCATCCATGACCACCAGACGGGGAACCTGACGTTCGCGTTGCCCGCCCTCGAGCACACGCGGCTGGCTGCGAGCACGTCGCTGCTCCTCTTCTTGGCCTTCACGGCAGCCTTTGCCGTGAAGACCCCGATCTTTCCGTTCCATACCTGGTCACCGGACACCTACGCGAAGGCTCCGATCCCTGCCGTGGTGATCGTCGCTGGCGTCATGGCCAAGCTCGGCAGCTACGGCATCGTGCGTTTCGACCTCGGGTTGTTCCCCGGCACGTCGAGACAGCTCGCGTGGCTCATGCTCACCCTGGCGGTCGCGGGCATCCTCTGGGGCGCGATCGTGGCGGCGGGCGAGCGACACCTGGGTCGGCTGGTGGGGTACTCGTCGCTCTCGCACATGGGGTTCATCGTCCTCGGGATCTTTGCGTTCTCGACCGAGGGTCTCGCAGGTTCGGTCCTGCAGATGGTCAACCACGGGATCTACACCGCGGCGATGTTCCTCCTACTCGGCATGATCTACGACCGCTCCGGCACGCTCGATGCCTCGCGGCTCGGCGGACTCCAGCGGCACGCGCCGGTGCTCGCGGGAGCCTTCACCGTGGTGGTCATGGCGCAAGCCGGCTTGCCTGGCCTGAACGGCTTCGTCGGCGAGTTCCTCATCTTGGTCGGTACGTTCGTGACCCATCGCTGGTGGGCGGTGGTGGCGGTGGCCGGCGTCGTCGGTTCGGCGGCCTATCTCCTCTGGGCCTACCAGCGGGTCTTCCACCGCGCACCGTCCGAGGACCGGGTCGTACACGACCTGCAGTGGCGCGAGGTCGCCCTCATCGCGCCGCTCCTGGCGATCATCGTGTTCCTCGGGGTCTACCCGAGGCCGGTGCTGTCGGCCATTGACCCAGCGACCTCGGCGATCGTGGCACGCGCGAATCGGGCGCCACTGCCGGTGGCATCCTCCACGCCGACCGCTGTGGTTTCGACGCTCACCCCGGGGGTGCGGCCATGA
- the nuoK gene encoding NADH-quinone oxidoreductase subunit NuoK, with product MIPVSWYLIVGALLFGLGAFGVLIRRNVLVMFMSIELMLNAVNLTFVSYARALNDVGGEVAVFFVLVVAAAEVVVGLGIIVALFRRRASVTIDDIARLKG from the coding sequence GTGATTCCGGTGAGCTGGTACCTCATCGTCGGGGCGCTCCTGTTCGGGCTCGGGGCCTTCGGCGTCTTGATTCGACGCAACGTCCTCGTGATGTTCATGTCGATCGAGCTCATGTTGAACGCCGTCAACCTCACGTTCGTGTCGTATGCCAGGGCACTCAACGACGTCGGCGGCGAAGTCGCGGTGTTCTTCGTCCTGGTCGTCGCCGCAGCCGAGGTGGTCGTCGGCCTCGGCATCATCGTGGCATTGTTCCGGCGACGTGCCTCGGTCACCATCGACGACATCGCGCGGTTGAAGGGTTAG
- a CDS encoding NADH-quinone oxidoreductase subunit J family protein translates to MILGVVGVVNLVVFVVAVAVVAIGGVGLVSARQPVHAALFLVLTLFGVAILFIQEGAQFLAAVQVVVYAGAVVVLFLFVIMLLGVDRVEVSSIVGSGWRVWAAGIGVAAVLVELGLLAIGHEVTGASSLAGKLSAGSNLGVLARSVFTTYVLPFELTSVLLVIAVIGAVVLARRLRQRSDATTVSRSEEVHP, encoded by the coding sequence GTGATCCTCGGTGTCGTCGGGGTGGTGAACCTCGTTGTGTTCGTGGTCGCGGTGGCCGTGGTGGCCATCGGTGGCGTTGGGCTGGTGAGCGCACGCCAGCCCGTGCACGCGGCCTTGTTCCTCGTGTTGACGCTCTTCGGCGTTGCAATCCTGTTCATTCAGGAGGGAGCGCAGTTCCTCGCGGCCGTGCAGGTGGTCGTCTATGCCGGCGCGGTCGTCGTGCTGTTTCTCTTCGTCATCATGCTGCTCGGTGTCGACCGTGTCGAGGTGAGCAGCATCGTCGGCAGCGGTTGGCGGGTCTGGGCAGCCGGCATCGGCGTCGCAGCCGTCCTCGTCGAGCTGGGTCTGCTCGCCATCGGCCATGAGGTCACCGGCGCCTCCAGCCTGGCGGGCAAGCTCTCGGCGGGATCGAACCTCGGTGTCCTCGCTCGGAGTGTCTTTACGACCTACGTGCTGCCCTTTGAACTCACGAGCGTGCTGCTCGTGATCGCGGTGATCGGCGCCGTGGTGCTGGCGCGAAGGCTCCGCCAGCGATCGGACGCGACGACGGTGAGCCGAAGCGAGGAGGTGCACCCGTGA
- the nuoI gene encoding NADH-quinone oxidoreductase subunit NuoI yields MTMGVLDALGGFRLTLRQVFEPRVTLQYPEEKRPKPPRFHGRHVLNRYPDGMEKCIGCELCAGACPARCIYVRGANNDPERPTSPGERFGFVYEINYLRCIHCDLCVEACPTEAITESKMFEFAFTNREDAIYTKAELVVDDEGHPRRQPWEDWRDEDERWTSAWVRATAPGGDPAFEGVVGWSPELGVGTRPPERGQSDLPEDEATPVFSLRAILASRIFRQHGGRAW; encoded by the coding sequence ATGACGATGGGCGTGCTTGACGCACTCGGGGGCTTCCGCCTCACCCTCCGACAAGTGTTCGAGCCGCGGGTCACCTTGCAGTACCCAGAGGAGAAGCGCCCGAAGCCGCCGCGGTTCCACGGACGGCACGTGTTGAACCGGTATCCGGACGGGATGGAGAAGTGCATCGGGTGCGAGCTCTGTGCGGGCGCCTGCCCGGCGCGCTGCATCTACGTGCGCGGCGCCAACAACGACCCGGAGAGGCCGACCTCGCCAGGGGAGCGCTTCGGCTTCGTCTACGAGATCAACTACCTGCGCTGCATCCACTGCGACCTGTGCGTCGAGGCCTGTCCGACCGAGGCGATCACAGAGTCGAAGATGTTCGAGTTCGCCTTCACCAACCGTGAGGACGCGATCTACACCAAGGCGGAGCTCGTCGTCGACGACGAGGGTCATCCAAGGCGCCAGCCATGGGAGGACTGGCGCGACGAGGATGAACGCTGGACTTCGGCCTGGGTTCGGGCGACGGCTCCGGGAGGCGATCCGGCCTTCGAGGGCGTCGTCGGTTGGTCGCCAGAACTCGGTGTCGGGACGCGACCGCCGGAGCGTGGCCAGTCCGACCTTCCGGAAGACGAGGCGACGCCCGTGTTCTCGTTGCGAGCGATTCTGGCGTCGCGGATCTTCCGTCAACACGGGGGGAGGGCTTGGTGA